In one Niveibacterium umoris genomic region, the following are encoded:
- a CDS encoding patatin-like phospholipase family protein, which translates to MQAQQFFDQVKPVIAALKAEGLDQRIYSDVIDDAGMQYVDLVMEGGGVLGVALLGYVYVLEQAGLRFSGLGGASAGSITALVLAAIDVPAAEKSSRLIEIVANMPMASFVDGKDDEDEDAPDFVNTMLTRPRLAKVLWKGGQVVDNFEQMHALNRGEVFHDWLKYDVLGHCGVTSTLALRQRMGTTPAGWRLRDDTRYRASQLDGAAALPPLDPARDYLCVVTADIATETKVEFPRMAALYWDNPATVNPAEFARCSMSIPLFFKPMRVPMPAFDEARRKLWEDMAGLGDHDVENGFPPAECVFVDGGVLSNFPIDVFHCSYKVPTRPTLGAKLQWDERSHVIDGAFKLVTQTFNSARHCLDYEFIRKNPDFKQLVTYIDTADHDWLNFSLSDADKLDLFDRGAKAAFRFLEGFDWQRYKDTRAKLVEVHQEASRPQTLPV; encoded by the coding sequence ATGCAGGCACAACAGTTCTTCGATCAGGTAAAGCCGGTCATTGCTGCCCTGAAGGCAGAGGGGCTCGATCAGCGCATCTACAGCGACGTGATCGACGATGCAGGCATGCAGTATGTCGATCTGGTGATGGAAGGCGGTGGCGTGCTGGGGGTGGCGCTGCTCGGCTACGTGTATGTGCTGGAGCAGGCCGGGCTGCGTTTCAGCGGGCTCGGCGGCGCGTCAGCCGGTTCGATCACAGCGCTGGTGCTGGCGGCGATCGATGTGCCGGCGGCGGAAAAGAGCAGTCGCTTGATCGAGATCGTCGCCAACATGCCCATGGCCAGCTTCGTCGATGGCAAGGATGACGAGGACGAAGATGCGCCGGACTTCGTCAATACCATGCTGACCCGCCCGCGCCTTGCCAAGGTGCTGTGGAAGGGCGGGCAGGTTGTCGACAACTTCGAGCAGATGCATGCGCTCAATCGCGGCGAGGTTTTCCACGACTGGCTCAAGTACGATGTGCTGGGCCATTGCGGCGTGACGTCGACCTTGGCGCTGCGGCAACGCATGGGCACCACGCCCGCGGGTTGGCGCTTGCGCGACGACACCCGCTATCGCGCGTCCCAACTCGACGGTGCGGCTGCGTTGCCGCCACTCGACCCGGCACGCGATTACCTGTGCGTGGTGACTGCGGATATCGCGACCGAGACCAAGGTGGAATTCCCCCGCATGGCGGCGCTGTACTGGGATAACCCGGCGACGGTCAACCCGGCGGAATTCGCGCGCTGCTCGATGTCGATTCCGCTGTTCTTCAAGCCGATGCGGGTGCCGATGCCGGCTTTCGATGAGGCCCGCCGCAAGCTGTGGGAAGACATGGCCGGGCTCGGCGATCACGACGTCGAGAACGGTTTCCCGCCGGCCGAATGTGTGTTCGTCGATGGCGGGGTGCTGTCGAACTTCCCGATCGACGTCTTCCACTGCAGCTACAAGGTGCCGACCCGGCCGACGCTGGGTGCCAAGCTGCAGTGGGACGAGCGCTCACACGTGATCGACGGGGCCTTCAAGCTGGTGACGCAGACATTCAACTCCGCGCGGCATTGTCTCGACTACGAGTTCATCCGCAAGAACCCGGACTTCAAGCAACTGGTTACCTACATCGATACGGCGGACCACGACTGGCTGAACTTCAGCCTCTCGGATGCGGACAAGCTGGATCTGTTCGATCGCGGCGCGAAAGCGGCCTTCCGCTTTCTCGAAGGCTTCGACTGGCAGCGTTACAAGGACACCCGCGCCAAGCTTGTCGAGGTGCATCAGGAAGCGAGCCGGCCGCAGACGCTGCCGGTGTGA
- a CDS encoding DUF4157 domain-containing protein, producing MSAVARAAAVARAAPAAAPARPAAGSAQRMPGRLGPGQALAMPVRRRLERSLNADLASVRVHTDAAAQRAAAQAGARAFAFGENIVLAKGERADDVALLAHEVAHVIQQRGPARPRVQRLGGGSDGLEAEANRASAAVVAGSPFSVSGRTSGATVQRKEPGVLERLGAAVGGAIDTAKQAAKDMAMDLLKEYAPELVPFVQKGPQAVIDWVKDKVTAGFQRVIDGVMAPVKVVADAGKQLSARFAPMIAWVQEAVGKIAANDCTPLRQAAEKIEQLATKLLTPIVEKLQPLVKKIEDLCNTLWEKVGAPVWGWIKKVAQQQWEQIEKLASWVWDKCAPIRKASADAWSWVKNKIGIGDGPDGQNGILQWVQGKVETVWDAIAEVTAPYKKEIKAVAGVVGGVLLLASPAGPLVALGAAVVGVVQGVRWIKAHWGKGNMVVQARAYLQNTLLPTLRSGAHRFGSGLVSLARGMSAAIGKLAKAVGGWVGAAAGVGLAFLVSAAQWVADRIDDIAQWATQKLMKVADGLLGMVDRLGAFIGRAIAFLRRIANVVLDVWGLPVLLAEKIWDMIPSCIRDPFVDFLIPIILRQIELFEALARDGEAWARTKTEIRRLIKLVFKDHDLMGAVKASFRLVLRVFDVPPELLGELISKAFSVWDRVMRAPIDFVRNAVRATGAGFKRFGKNILSHLGFGIEGWLFGELAEKGISAPSSWKDPMAVFGFALDVLGLSVNHIFDLLKKRFDPKKVDKLRTWMRRFGSAIAWVRGAIDTSKSPAENTKGIIDKAKEFGSTVLQGVAEWVAGKVAEEIAIVAAAAAASGGLSEVVDIARRVYKVFKAVKRYAQQIIRIAISALDSASEIASGAIDKAGARVEGLMRRAMPVVIGFLAEQVGLGGVGKKIRELVDTIRKKVDDAILWLIDKVKAGIDAILRGIKAVAGAIADWWKTRVGFRSKSGESHTISTEGTEDAPAIYVESKKTAIDEAIGQIADGGLKSQAKDLKRDVYKAIRDGKNAKDDAEADKHAKTVQKHLNALGGVFRQAGVPTDDSDPALELGDGIPTSVSYGGVDAQRGGKSMTADPLTPEHGAGSSPSVVPPIWDKVNKRRNDKRLYVMGHLLNNKLGGPGDNIANLTPITFSCNAAHQAAVESTLKSMINTARKFVYYKVSVKYPKTPVATPPEAAPEEGFLATAISWEWQQLKRKKTGGGYERMGSATRGSVPNFPNGFPQT from the coding sequence ATGAGTGCGGTGGCGCGCGCCGCGGCGGTGGCACGGGCGGCGCCGGCTGCGGCACCCGCGCGCCCGGCTGCGGGATCCGCGCAACGCATGCCGGGCCGGCTGGGGCCGGGGCAGGCGCTGGCGATGCCGGTGCGACGCCGTCTCGAACGCAGTCTGAACGCTGATCTTGCGAGCGTGCGGGTGCATACCGATGCGGCCGCCCAGCGTGCCGCGGCGCAAGCTGGTGCGCGGGCCTTCGCGTTCGGCGAAAACATCGTGCTGGCAAAGGGCGAACGCGCCGACGACGTCGCCCTGCTGGCGCACGAGGTGGCGCATGTGATCCAGCAGCGCGGCCCGGCGCGGCCGCGGGTGCAGCGGCTGGGCGGAGGCAGCGACGGGCTGGAGGCGGAGGCGAACCGCGCGAGTGCCGCGGTGGTGGCCGGAAGCCCGTTCAGCGTGAGCGGACGCACGTCCGGCGCGACGGTACAGCGCAAGGAGCCGGGCGTGCTCGAGCGCCTTGGCGCGGCGGTCGGCGGCGCGATCGACACCGCCAAGCAGGCCGCCAAGGACATGGCGATGGACCTGCTGAAGGAATACGCGCCGGAACTGGTGCCCTTCGTGCAGAAGGGGCCGCAGGCGGTCATCGACTGGGTCAAGGACAAGGTCACCGCCGGCTTCCAGCGCGTGATCGATGGCGTGATGGCGCCGGTGAAGGTGGTCGCCGATGCCGGCAAGCAGTTGAGCGCCCGCTTCGCGCCGATGATTGCCTGGGTGCAGGAGGCGGTCGGCAAGATCGCCGCCAACGATTGCACGCCGCTGCGGCAGGCGGCCGAAAAGATCGAACAGCTCGCGACCAAGCTGCTGACGCCCATCGTCGAGAAGCTGCAGCCGCTGGTGAAGAAGATCGAAGACCTCTGCAACACGCTGTGGGAGAAGGTCGGCGCGCCGGTGTGGGGCTGGATCAAGAAGGTTGCGCAGCAACAGTGGGAGCAGATCGAGAAGCTCGCGAGCTGGGTGTGGGACAAGTGTGCGCCGATCCGCAAGGCCTCGGCCGACGCCTGGTCCTGGGTCAAGAACAAGATCGGCATCGGCGACGGGCCGGATGGGCAGAACGGCATCCTGCAGTGGGTGCAAGGCAAGGTCGAGACGGTGTGGGACGCCATTGCGGAAGTGACCGCGCCCTACAAGAAAGAGATCAAGGCGGTAGCCGGCGTGGTGGGCGGTGTGTTGCTACTCGCTTCGCCGGCCGGGCCGCTGGTGGCGCTGGGCGCCGCGGTGGTCGGCGTGGTGCAGGGCGTGCGCTGGATCAAGGCCCACTGGGGCAAGGGCAACATGGTGGTGCAGGCGCGTGCCTACCTGCAGAACACGCTGCTGCCGACGCTGCGCAGCGGCGCCCACCGCTTCGGCAGTGGGCTGGTGAGCCTTGCGCGCGGCATGTCGGCCGCGATCGGCAAGCTGGCCAAGGCGGTGGGCGGCTGGGTCGGCGCGGCCGCGGGCGTCGGGCTGGCCTTCCTCGTTTCGGCCGCGCAATGGGTGGCCGACCGCATCGACGACATCGCGCAGTGGGCGACGCAGAAGCTCATGAAGGTGGCGGATGGCCTGCTCGGCATGGTGGACCGGCTGGGCGCCTTCATCGGCCGGGCGATCGCCTTCCTGCGCCGGATCGCGAATGTGGTGCTGGACGTGTGGGGCCTGCCGGTGCTGCTCGCCGAAAAGATCTGGGACATGATCCCGAGTTGCATCCGCGACCCCTTCGTCGACTTCCTGATCCCGATCATCCTGCGCCAGATCGAGCTGTTCGAGGCGCTGGCGCGCGACGGCGAGGCTTGGGCGCGCACGAAGACCGAAATTCGCCGCCTGATCAAGCTGGTGTTCAAGGACCACGACTTGATGGGCGCGGTGAAAGCGAGCTTCCGGCTGGTGCTGCGGGTCTTCGACGTGCCGCCGGAGCTGCTCGGCGAACTCATCAGCAAGGCCTTCTCGGTGTGGGACCGCGTGATGCGCGCGCCGATCGACTTCGTGCGAAATGCGGTGCGCGCCACCGGCGCCGGTTTCAAGCGCTTCGGCAAGAACATCCTGAGCCACCTTGGCTTCGGCATCGAGGGCTGGCTGTTCGGCGAACTGGCCGAGAAGGGCATCAGCGCGCCGAGCAGCTGGAAGGACCCGATGGCAGTGTTCGGCTTCGCGCTGGATGTGCTGGGGCTGTCGGTGAACCACATCTTCGATCTGCTGAAGAAGCGCTTTGACCCGAAGAAGGTGGACAAGCTGCGCACCTGGATGCGCCGCTTCGGCAGCGCGATCGCCTGGGTGCGCGGTGCGATCGACACCTCCAAGTCGCCCGCCGAGAACACCAAGGGCATCATCGACAAGGCCAAGGAATTCGGCAGTACGGTGCTGCAGGGTGTGGCCGAATGGGTGGCGGGCAAGGTGGCAGAAGAGATTGCGATTGTCGCCGCGGCCGCCGCAGCGTCGGGCGGTTTGTCGGAGGTCGTCGATATCGCTCGACGGGTGTACAAGGTCTTTAAGGCGGTGAAGCGCTATGCGCAGCAGATCATCCGCATCGCGATCAGCGCGCTCGATTCGGCGTCGGAGATCGCGAGTGGCGCCATCGACAAGGCGGGCGCGCGGGTGGAAGGGCTGATGCGCCGCGCGATGCCGGTGGTGATCGGTTTCCTGGCCGAACAGGTCGGGCTGGGCGGCGTCGGCAAGAAGATCCGCGAGCTGGTCGACACGATCCGCAAGAAGGTGGACGACGCGATCCTGTGGCTGATCGACAAGGTCAAGGCGGGCATCGACGCGATCCTTCGCGGCATCAAGGCGGTGGCCGGTGCGATCGCGGACTGGTGGAAGACCCGCGTGGGCTTCCGCAGCAAGAGCGGCGAATCGCACACGATCTCGACCGAAGGCACCGAGGATGCGCCGGCAATCTACGTCGAGAGCAAGAAGACCGCGATCGACGAGGCGATCGGGCAGATCGCCGACGGCGGCCTCAAGTCACAGGCGAAGGACCTCAAGCGCGATGTCTACAAGGCGATCCGCGACGGCAAGAACGCCAAGGACGACGCGGAAGCGGACAAGCACGCCAAGACGGTACAGAAGCACCTGAACGCGCTGGGCGGCGTGTTCCGCCAGGCCGGCGTGCCGACCGATGACAGCGACCCGGCGCTGGAGCTTGGCGACGGCATCCCGACCAGCGTCAGCTACGGTGGCGTCGATGCGCAGCGCGGCGGTAAGAGCATGACGGCCGACCCACTGACGCCCGAGCACGGCGCCGGCAGCTCGCCGTCAGTGGTACCGCCGATCTGGGACAAGGTGAACAAGCGACGCAACGACAAGCGGCTTTATGTCATGGGCCACCTGCTGAACAACAAGCTCGGCGGCCCCGGCGACAACATCGCCAACCTCACGCCGATCACCTTCAGCTGCAACGCGGCGCATCAGGCCGCGGTGGAAAGCACGCTAAAGTCGATGATCAATACCGCGCGCAAATTCGTGTACTACAAGGTCAGCGTGAAGTATCCGAAAACCCCGGTCGCGACCCCGCCCGAGGCGGCCCCCGAAGAGGGCTTCCTCGCCACCGCGATCTCGTGGGAGTGGCAGCAGCTCAAACGCAAGAAGACGGGTGGCGGCTACGAGCGCATGGGCAGCGCGACGCGCGGCTCGGTACCGAACTTCCCCAACGGTTTCCCGCAGACCTGA
- a CDS encoding phage tail protein, with amino-acid sequence MDSNGSRYWLLLGPEDWGACVRSDLAGSPTLASLWPAGASVGELAAEGWDADDAELMLPREAFRFRAAPLDVKPGAASRRGAAADADGNVFWIDEDGRRILRQCAQSGQLSVFWPVERPMPEVVGAVTQAFGPELPLLGEPTPAFRGAGQPRFGDASVADEAAPQLAGLAMSPDHRLIAGSIAPAGLLDFDLIAGGPPRWLAWPDAAPGVRAFMPCDIAADACGLWILDRALPADAPPAMPVDARLWRLDRRLASVGPAGAAPVAEAGDFGPQGGGARALPPAPKRIDFAHAIALALRSPIAVESLPDGRVILLDTPLAGDADPWGALVIVSADPAVARVRLSLDAVRAVIADEDADAFRLAGHALLAGAPAADDGGAARAQLWVVGDDGNQAFRILLVARAGVLSLEPLPEFLPMRRYGGRGLVSVAGAPKYDHETGAGFGRQAGAQPGQRSTAGAAGLLADAWEAAGRQAGGLHSDGHWVPLVVQRRPRYSRSLQVDTWPGTAARPPFDAGEPGCTWHRIVMDVAIPPACAIRIQARAADDLAGLRNAPWRDQPALVPRAIGAELPWLARRDAQPIQCERGSRELLLQGVKGRYAQLRIVLLGNGLATPRVGALRIWYPRFDYLRYLPACWREDAIAADFLERFLANVEGLFTSWEDRLAAVQLLFDARTAPREALPWLAGWLGLALDAQLDERRRRLLVRYGHRLLARRGTLPALQRLVRIATDPCVDPSIFDDDAPLAERPGDVRYLERPNGAAHTLVVRVPVRRTAVGSAATLTRVRDVLAIALPAHVAGSVETVDYAFRLGAARVGYETQLAADDPIAAAIVDFANLGMARLAAPPEGAARWAVDRDRLGSLGVLS; translated from the coding sequence ATGGATTCCAACGGCTCCCGCTACTGGCTGCTGCTCGGCCCCGAGGATTGGGGCGCGTGCGTGCGCAGCGATCTCGCTGGTTCGCCGACGCTCGCTTCCCTGTGGCCGGCGGGTGCCAGCGTGGGCGAACTCGCTGCAGAAGGCTGGGACGCGGACGACGCCGAGCTGATGCTGCCGCGCGAGGCCTTCCGCTTCCGTGCGGCACCGCTCGACGTCAAGCCTGGCGCCGCGAGCCGCCGCGGTGCCGCGGCGGATGCCGATGGCAATGTGTTCTGGATCGACGAAGACGGCCGCCGCATCCTGCGTCAGTGCGCGCAGAGCGGGCAGCTCAGCGTGTTCTGGCCTGTGGAGCGGCCGATGCCGGAAGTTGTCGGTGCGGTGACCCAGGCCTTCGGCCCCGAGCTTCCGCTGCTGGGCGAACCGACGCCGGCGTTCCGTGGCGCGGGGCAGCCGCGCTTTGGCGATGCCTCGGTGGCCGATGAAGCCGCGCCACAACTCGCCGGCCTCGCGATGTCGCCCGATCACCGGCTGATCGCCGGCAGCATCGCACCGGCTGGTCTGCTTGATTTCGACCTCATCGCCGGCGGGCCGCCGCGCTGGTTGGCGTGGCCTGACGCGGCGCCCGGCGTGCGCGCCTTCATGCCCTGCGACATCGCGGCGGATGCCTGTGGTCTGTGGATTCTCGACCGCGCGCTACCCGCTGACGCACCGCCGGCCATGCCGGTCGATGCCCGGCTGTGGCGGCTTGATCGCCGGCTCGCCAGCGTCGGGCCAGCCGGCGCGGCTCCGGTTGCTGAAGCGGGTGACTTCGGGCCGCAGGGCGGCGGAGCGCGAGCCCTGCCACCTGCGCCGAAGCGGATCGACTTCGCCCATGCGATCGCTCTGGCACTGCGTTCGCCCATCGCGGTCGAGTCCTTGCCGGATGGCCGCGTGATCCTGCTCGACACGCCGCTGGCGGGTGACGCTGATCCTTGGGGCGCGCTGGTGATCGTGTCGGCCGACCCCGCGGTGGCGCGCGTGCGGCTGAGCCTTGACGCGGTGCGCGCGGTGATTGCCGACGAAGACGCCGATGCCTTCCGCCTCGCCGGTCATGCACTTCTGGCCGGGGCCCCCGCAGCGGACGACGGCGGCGCGGCACGCGCGCAACTGTGGGTGGTGGGCGACGATGGCAACCAGGCCTTCCGCATCCTGCTGGTGGCGCGTGCGGGTGTGCTGTCGCTGGAGCCGCTGCCCGAATTCCTGCCGATGCGGCGATACGGCGGGCGCGGCCTGGTGTCGGTTGCCGGCGCGCCGAAGTACGACCACGAGACCGGCGCAGGCTTCGGCCGTCAGGCCGGAGCACAGCCGGGCCAGCGTTCTACTGCAGGAGCCGCAGGGCTCCTGGCTGATGCGTGGGAAGCCGCCGGCCGTCAGGCCGGTGGGCTGCACAGCGACGGGCACTGGGTGCCGCTGGTCGTGCAGCGGCGGCCGCGTTACAGCCGCAGCCTGCAGGTCGATACCTGGCCCGGCACGGCGGCGCGCCCGCCCTTTGATGCCGGCGAGCCCGGCTGCACCTGGCACCGCATCGTGATGGACGTGGCTATTCCGCCCGCCTGTGCGATCCGCATCCAGGCGCGCGCGGCTGACGACCTTGCCGGACTGCGCAATGCGCCCTGGCGCGATCAACCCGCATTGGTGCCGCGAGCGATTGGCGCCGAACTGCCCTGGCTCGCGCGCCGCGATGCGCAGCCGATCCAGTGCGAACGCGGCAGTCGCGAACTCCTGCTGCAAGGGGTTAAAGGCCGCTATGCGCAACTGCGCATCGTGCTGCTCGGCAACGGCCTCGCCACGCCACGCGTTGGCGCGCTGCGGATCTGGTACCCGCGCTTCGACTATCTGCGCTACCTGCCCGCGTGCTGGCGCGAGGACGCGATTGCTGCGGACTTCCTCGAACGTTTCCTCGCCAACGTCGAGGGTCTGTTCACCAGCTGGGAAGATCGCCTCGCCGCGGTGCAGCTGCTGTTCGACGCACGCACCGCGCCGCGCGAAGCGCTGCCCTGGCTGGCCGGCTGGTTGGGCCTTGCGCTCGATGCGCAGCTCGACGAACGCCGGCGCCGCCTGCTGGTGCGCTACGGCCACCGTCTGCTGGCACGCCGCGGCACGCTTCCGGCCTTGCAACGCCTCGTTCGCATCGCGACCGACCCCTGCGTCGACCCGTCGATCTTCGACGACGACGCACCGCTCGCCGAGCGCCCCGGCGACGTGCGCTACCTCGAACGCCCGAACGGCGCCGCGCACACACTCGTGGTGCGGGTGCCGGTACGGCGCACTGCGGTTGGTTCTGCTGCCACGCTCACGCGTGTGCGCGATGTGCTCGCGATTGCCCTGCCGGCGCATGTGGCCGGCTCGGTGGAGACGGTCGACTACGCCTTCCGCCTGGGGGCTGCGCGCGTCGGGTACGAAACGCAGCTCGCGGCGGACGACCCGATTGCGGCGGCCATCGTTGATTTCGCGAATTTGGGGATGGCGAGGTTGGCTGCGCCGCCGGAAGGGGCGGCGCGGTGGGCGGTGGATAGGGATCGCTTGGGGAGTTTGGGGGTGTTGTCGTGA
- a CDS encoding ATP-binding protein, which translates to MNAPRAPLAFADVAPGAANQARLFFFGAVLAWLAPALRKAGSPDTLFAQHPFLHDYLEQIDRPELDGLALETCWQAWHEAGAAWAAEQSGLPIRRLQAALDLDDAAIGLVFQIGLIEDDPRFAALAADLQDGAPRPAWGWLAACHPALEPDAVRERLQALLNAGLLHAEMQGPRAAWSLAVPLAVWDALCARTVEDPALRLRAAAQALPLKHVVAPADARTAATPLALRGLPGSGRMSLAAALAADTGRATLSLRASATTSRMEVAAARAIALLADAALVLDARRQLPDALPQLVNAVDCVLLPLGGGELPPQVSVLRLDPPAPDDRRRMLRAAWAAAGRDEPPLALAEPHRLPAGVWQRMITRALTQADPARALAASLARRGDATLASLAEALPAGGDWNELALPPRAAEEIAWLELRCRRREALAAGVGAALAAGLTPGVRALFKGPSGTGKTAAARILAAQLGKPAFRIDLARTVSKYIGETETNLSRIFEAAEAIDAVLLLDEGDALMAGRTGVSNANDRYANLETNFLLQAVERFHGILLVTTNSAERIDSAFLRRIDVTIDFPAPDAAVRERILAIHLPREHAVPAEVLSRFAARCALSGGQWRNVVLHAALLALDAGGPIGADALELAIRREYRKSGQMCPLREGTEP; encoded by the coding sequence ATGAACGCGCCGCGCGCCCCGCTGGCCTTTGCCGACGTCGCGCCCGGGGCGGCCAACCAGGCGCGCCTGTTCTTCTTCGGCGCGGTGCTGGCCTGGCTGGCGCCGGCGCTGCGCAAGGCGGGCTCGCCCGACACCCTGTTCGCGCAACACCCCTTCCTGCACGATTACCTCGAACAGATCGACCGGCCGGAACTCGACGGCCTCGCGCTCGAAACCTGCTGGCAAGCCTGGCACGAGGCGGGTGCGGCATGGGCAGCGGAACAGTCGGGGCTTCCGATCCGCCGTCTGCAGGCTGCGCTGGATCTGGATGATGCGGCGATCGGGCTGGTCTTCCAGATCGGCCTGATCGAAGACGACCCGCGCTTTGCCGCACTCGCGGCCGATCTGCAGGACGGCGCGCCGCGTCCCGCCTGGGGCTGGCTTGCCGCCTGCCATCCGGCGCTGGAACCCGACGCGGTGCGCGAGCGTCTGCAGGCCTTGCTCAACGCGGGCCTCTTGCATGCCGAGATGCAGGGGCCGCGCGCGGCATGGTCGCTGGCGGTGCCGCTCGCGGTGTGGGATGCGCTGTGCGCCCGCACCGTCGAAGACCCGGCGCTGCGGCTGCGTGCCGCTGCGCAGGCGCTGCCGCTCAAGCACGTCGTGGCGCCGGCCGATGCGCGCACTGCAGCAACGCCGCTGGCGCTGCGTGGCCTGCCCGGCAGCGGGCGGATGAGCCTGGCTGCCGCACTTGCGGCCGACACCGGGCGGGCGACCCTGAGCTTGCGGGCCAGTGCAACGACATCCCGCATGGAGGTGGCCGCCGCACGTGCGATCGCCCTGCTCGCCGACGCGGCGCTGGTGCTCGATGCACGCCGCCAGTTGCCGGACGCCTTGCCGCAGCTGGTCAATGCGGTCGACTGCGTGCTGCTGCCGCTCGGGGGCGGCGAGTTGCCGCCGCAGGTGAGCGTGCTGCGCCTCGACCCGCCCGCGCCTGACGATCGCCGACGCATGCTGCGCGCCGCATGGGCCGCCGCCGGGCGGGACGAACCACCGCTTGCGCTGGCCGAACCGCATCGCCTGCCGGCGGGGGTGTGGCAGCGCATGATCACGCGGGCGCTGACGCAGGCTGACCCGGCACGTGCGCTGGCAGCGTCGCTCGCGCGCCGCGGCGACGCAACGCTGGCCTCGCTGGCCGAAGCGCTGCCGGCCGGCGGCGACTGGAACGAACTCGCGCTGCCGCCGCGCGCGGCCGAGGAAATCGCGTGGCTGGAATTGCGCTGCCGGCGTCGCGAAGCGCTCGCCGCAGGGGTCGGTGCTGCGCTTGCCGCGGGCCTCACGCCGGGCGTGCGGGCGCTGTTCAAGGGGCCGTCGGGCACCGGAAAGACTGCCGCGGCGCGCATCCTCGCGGCGCAGCTGGGCAAGCCGGCCTTCCGCATCGATCTGGCGCGCACCGTGAGCAAGTACATCGGCGAAACCGAGACCAATCTCTCGCGCATCTTCGAAGCGGCCGAGGCGATCGACGCGGTGCTGCTGCTCGACGAGGGCGACGCGCTGATGGCCGGGCGCACCGGTGTCAGCAACGCCAACGACCGCTACGCCAACCTTGAAACCAACTTCCTGCTGCAGGCAGTCGAACGCTTCCACGGCATCCTGCTGGTCACCACCAACAGCGCCGAGCGCATCGACAGCGCCTTCCTGCGTCGCATCGACGTAACGATCGACTTCCCGGCGCCGGACGCAGCCGTGCGCGAACGCATCCTCGCGATCCACCTGCCACGTGAGCACGCAGTGCCGGCGGAGGTGTTGTCACGGTTTGCGGCGCGTTGTGCGCTGTCAGGCGGGCAGTGGCGCAACGTCGTGCTGCATGCGGCGCTGCTCGCGCTCGATGCGGGCGGGCCGATCGGCGCTGACGCGCTGGAGCTGGCGATCCGCCGCGAGTATCGCAAGAGCGGGCAGATGTGCCCGCTGCGCGAAGGCACCGAGCCATGA